From Pandoraea vervacti, the proteins below share one genomic window:
- a CDS encoding MarR family winged helix-turn-helix transcriptional regulator, whose product MAVSKKAAQKTPVRLEDQLGFALYAASLAMTKAHKPMLDRLGLTYSQYLAMVVLWEQDDIAVNQLGARLGLDSGTLTPLLKRLETMGLLTRRRGEEDERQVFIDLTPRGVNLRREARQVPAQIQAATGQSDAAQKTLRNLLLQLRDALNDA is encoded by the coding sequence ATGGCAGTCAGCAAAAAGGCCGCACAAAAAACGCCCGTGCGTCTGGAAGATCAATTGGGCTTCGCGTTGTACGCAGCTTCACTGGCAATGACCAAAGCACACAAGCCGATGCTCGACAGACTCGGTTTGACCTACTCGCAATACCTCGCGATGGTGGTGCTCTGGGAGCAGGACGACATTGCCGTCAATCAGTTGGGGGCGCGTCTCGGGCTGGATTCCGGTACGTTGACGCCGCTGCTGAAACGACTGGAAACGATGGGACTTTTGACGCGACGGCGCGGGGAGGAAGACGAGCGACAGGTCTTCATCGACCTTACGCCGCGCGGTGTAAATCTGCGCCGTGAAGCGCGTCAGGTACCGGCACAGATCCAGGCCGCGACCGGGCAATCCGATGCCGCACAAAAGACGTTGCGAAACCTGTTGCTGCAACTGCGCGACGCTCTGAACGACGCCTGA